A segment of the Bacillus licheniformis DSM 13 = ATCC 14580 genome:
CAATCGCAAAGGATGATGCAGCCTCGGATTTGAACAATTTTAGAACTTCCGTTTTAATGAACAAGGCGGATGTTGTCATCGCTCTTTTCGGGGAAAAATACAAGCAATGGAACACGGCAATGGATGCATCATACGCGATCGCCAAAGGCAAACCGCTGATCATCATCCGACCCGAATCACTCCATCATCCGTTAAAAGAACTGTCAAACAAAGCGAACATTACTGTGGAAACTGTAAATCAGGCAATTAAATCGTTGTCATACGTATTTGAAAGCCGG
Coding sequences within it:
- a CDS encoding YtoQ family protein encodes the protein MEFIVYLAGEIHSNWREEVKEKAKSLKLPITFVGPMENHERSDNIGEEIMGKQADSIAKDDAASDLNNFRTSVLMNKADVVIALFGEKYKQWNTAMDASYAIAKGKPLIIIRPESLHHPLKELSNKANITVETVNQAIKSLSYVFESR